In Pseudobdellovibrio exovorus JSS, the genomic stretch GTGTACTCCTTTTTTGACCACGTCTTTATCGGCAGTACACTTTGAACAAATAAGGCTAGCTAGACCACTTACTTTGATTGATCGTTATTTTGTGGAGCTTGAGGTGCTTGCTGAGGAACTTGTGGCTTTAACCAATCTTTGATAGCGTCCCAATCTACTACACTTTTCGATTCAGCTTCAGGTTCTTGTGCTGCATTTGGATTCGCAGTTGCCGCGGCTTTCTGTTGTTTTATCTTTTCTACCTGCGCCTGCATCATCTGCTTAATTTTTTCTGCTTTAGCTTTATCTTCTTGGAATTGAACACACTCTTCAACTCGCAGAAGATCACGTCCCGCACGATGGTCACGAATTAACATATCAGTTCTGACTTTGATTTCCAGAAGCTCAGGAATCGCTTCCATAAAACCACCGCGCACCGCCAAACAAAAAGCATTCAGATCAGAAGAGTATCCCTCTGGCTCTACACGATGACGAATGGCCTCACGAAAGTTCACTTCATCATTCAAATAATAAAACGCACGATAGGCATTTACTGGTCCTTTAACCGCAGTAAAAACCAACTTATTTCTAACATCAGGAATTTCATTCCATTTTTCCTGCATCTGTTTTTCTAACTCTAAAAGATCTGACGTATTTTGAGTTTTAACATTGTAGACATGAACCAATTTATCCGCGACGAAATACACACCCGTGTCGAAGTAAAAGAAAACTTCACGGCCTTCTGCTAATGTTTGACGACTATCAGGAATTCCCAATGTCACCAATGTATCGGCGCGGCTGCTCCCCGGTTCTATTTTACTTTGAATTTCAGATGTCTTAAGCGGTGTGGCGCAACCTAAAAAGCCCGCCACAAGAAATAAGCAAATCAATGTTCTAACAGAAATACGTTGTTGTCTTTTCATTATTCTATCCCCAATATCGTCACGCCATTACAGCCGAATCACCTGTCTATTGCAAGCCGTAAGGCACTACTAAATCAATCCGTGTACCCTGTGTTAAACGTACAATCTGAATAGATCCTTGAATATCGCGCAGACGATATTGCAGATTCTTTAAGCCATTTCCGGCGGCACCAGCAGACAAAATAGACTCAGGAATTCCACACCCATCATCTTCAACCACGATATTCATTTTATTTTCACCGACCTCAACAGAAACCTTAAGTTGATTCGCACGCGCATGGCGAATCACATTCGATACGACTTCCCGTAGTGCCGAGCGAATGGCCTTGTGCTGACGATAGCTCAGTTGTGGATCGAAGCTCTGCGCCGAAGACACGGGCCAATGCAAAGTTATTCCAGCAGATTCAACTCGGCGAGCTGTTTCATGACGAACTTCCGCCAAGAGGTTCTGCAAAACCACATTCTCTTCCGAAATTCCGCTGACAATACTGCGAATATCTTCTAATGCGGCCTGCAAGTTGGGACGGAGCTTATCATCAGCCAATGTGATCCCTGTCATCAGGCGCGCACCCACATCATCGTGAAGATCACGAGCCATACGACGTCTTTCTTCAATCACTCCACGATCATAGGCCTCACGATTAGTTTCAGCCTGCTTCACTAAAATTAAAACCTGAGCCGCCAGTTGGGACGACTCCACATCAAACAAAGCCTTCCCCGCCCAAGGATAAGAAATACGCAAGCAGGGTGTATTCGCTACAGATGGGATCAGCAATTGTAAACCATCCTCGACTATTTGTACTTCGTTCACCTCTTCTAACGACGCTTCAATTTTCAAGGGATCAAATAATTTCTTAAGTAGACCTTGCCATCTTTCAGATCTACCTGACGATGAAGAGGCTAAGGCCACGTGCATCGCTTCTGCTAAAAGATCTTGAGTTTTCACTTTTTGACGTCTTCCTACAAACTGCCAAATATAATCACGCAAAGGTAAGTACACCAAAGTCAAAACAAGTAAAGACACACTCAATGCTGGCACACGGCTGACATCTAATGAACTCACTAAAAAGACATCCAACGCAATTAAGACTAACGCGCCAACAGCATAGAATAAAATGCGGTAAGCCCACTGCCCCACTTCAAAAAGTCTGTAGCGTCGCAGTCCTGCCGCTAAGCCAATATAGATCACTAAGAAAAATAGAAAAGCGTAGCCTTGCTCAATGGCAACTTCGCTATCAAAAACTAAAGGCACTGCATTTAACAAAATAAACGCTCCGGCACCGACAAGCACGGCTAAGCCAAGCCAAATCAGCGCCGCACGGGCCTGTGGCAAACGTGACGTTGCAAAATACTGTGCGATGATCGCCAACAAGATTCCCAGCATTTCAATCATCGTGATAAAATTAACAGCATAATTTGCAGGAGTAATACGTGCTATAGCTAGTCCCGTCCATGCCATAAAGACGACCGCTTGAGTAATTAAAATCGGGCGCCAGAACTTCAAACGAACCGGATAAACAAGGAATAATCCGACTACACAAATACCAAAAAGTGAGGCTCCAAAACAGTTCATAGCAGCCAGAGTTTTGAAAAGCCCAACAGGTAAAGCGAGCTCACGTGTTGTGTAAAGTGCTGCCGAAAATGTAAAGAGCAATGTCGAAACGCCACTCAAAGCAAAGAGCGATGTGGCCAGATCCCGCGGACGCAGGGCCCATACCCAAACGGAAATAGCGAAAGCGCCTACTCCTACCGCGATTTGTATCCAAAAAATGGCCATCAAATCCGACACAGCAAATGGGACTTTTGTTACTGACTGTTCAAACCCATCTTGCTCATAGACAGTCCCTTCTGATGACAAAAGTGACTCCAATGCCCCCTGACGCTGATAAAATCGATCTAAGTCAGCATCCACCGCAATTTCCCCCGGCTCTGGTGTCATGTCCAAGGCTTCGATTTCAAAGGTTTGCCCCTCTGCTGAGCGCAAGACTCCACCGACATCAAAGGCAATCCCCGTACGAGGTTGGGCTAACGCCATCCCAATCACAGCAGCCGTACAGCTCAACATAAAGACCAACGCCCCTAAAAGACGCACATTCGGAGTATTGAGGCTATTTTTTAATTTATTCATGTTGTTTTTGTCCTTGATCTTTCGGAGTTAAGTCAATACTTTTTGGTTGAGTTGCTATGTCGATATTACCCACTTCTAACTCTTTTCAGAATATTTGCTTAATCGTCGAGGACCAACCTCAAGTCTGCAACTTTCTTACTCAGTCAATGACTGAGGCCTTCCCTGAACTTAGAGTTATTGTCCGTTCCAATATCACAGCAGCTATCGAGTGGTTAAAACAACGTACGCCAGAGATGAAGGCCCAGCAGCCATTACGCCTTGGCCTAATTGACCTTGGATTGCCCGATGGTTCCGGAGTCGAACTGATTCGCTATCTAAAAACGAATGAGCCCGATACACGCAGTGTGGTCGTCACCATTTATGACGATGACCAACATGTCTTTGAAGCCCTAGCTGCTGGTGCCAGTGGATATATTTTAAAATTTGAATCACCGGCTCACTTTGTGGAAATTCTAAAACGCATCCAAAAAGATGAACCGCCGTTGTCCCCATCTATTGCCCGTAAGATGCTGGCCCACTTTAACACCATGGCTTTGACTTCCTCTTCGTCATTGGAAATACCTGAAGCCACGGAAACAAAAAAGACTCCGTTAACAGCCCGTGAGCAAGAGACTCTCACTCTGCTTTCCCGCGGTCTAACTGTGGCCGAAGCGGCTGGCGAGATGAAGCTGAGCCCCCAAACCGTGGCTGGGTACGTGAAGATCATCTACCAAAAACTGCAAGTCACCAATCGCGCAGAGGCTACCCGCGAAGCCATCCGCTTAGGTCTAGGCTAGTTATTTTGTCTCAGCCTCAGACTGTCTGATGCCGAACTCTCTATGGCATCGTGGAGTTTCTTGCTTCACTTCCTATTCTGTAAGATCATTTTAATCATGGCGAAAAAATCAAAGCGTATTCGTTGGGTTGTTAAAGCAGGTAGCAATATGGTCTGTAATGGTGGACCTCTTCTTATTAAATCATGGGCTCAACAAGTGGCCCAATTACGACGGGATTACAATATCGAAGTTATATGGGTTTCGTCGGGAGCTATCGCCTCTGCGAAAAGTCGTATCGCTACAAATAAAATTCCTAAAAAAAATCTGAAGCTCAATGAAAAACAAGCTCTTTCCGCCATCGGACAACCGCTGGTGATGGACCTTTACAACATGGCTTTACAAGCTGAGTCTTTGCGTGGAGCACAGGTGCTTTTAACCTCTGATGATTTGAATCATCGTGGACGTCGTCAAAATTTAAAAAACACTCTACAAACTCTTTTAAAGTGGGACATTATTCCTGTTCTTAACGAAAATGATACTGTTGCCACGGAAGAAATCCAATTTGGTGATAATGACTCGTTATCCGCACGTGTGGCGATTCACATGAATGCTGATCGCTTAGTTATTCTAACGGATGTGGACGGGCTATTCGATTCAGATCCAACTAAAAATCCTCAGGCAAGATTGGTCCCATCGCTGGAACGAGTGGCGACGAAGGATCTGACTCAACCCGGCCTTAAGGGAAAGAGTCAACATGGCACAGGTGGAATGTACTCGAAGCTATTGGCTTCACGTCTAGCCACGCAAAAAGGTATCGAGAGTTTTCTGGTCAAGGGCGATTTGCCTTCCGTTCTTTTACAATTAGCCAAAGGAGTCTCGGTTGGAACTCATATCAAAGCTAAAAAAAGTAAATAAAGCCTCTAGGCAATTAAGACTCAGTACAACGGAACAGCGTAATCAGGTTTTAAAAATTGCAGCTGAGTTACTAATTGCAGAACAAAAAAGTATCTTGAAAGCCAACGCTCAAGATCTTAAAAATCTTCCTTCCAGTACACCTGCTGCATTTCGTGATCGCCTGACATTAGACATCACCCGCCTAGGCCACATGGCGGTCAGTCTTTTACAAGTGGCTGAATTACCTGATCCCTTAAATGTCGAGACAGAAAAACGACAATTACCAAATGGCCTTCTTCTGCGGAAAGTGCGTTCTCCGTTAGGTGTGGTTTTTATGATTTTCGAATCACGCC encodes the following:
- a CDS encoding response regulator transcription factor, with translation MSILPTSNSFQNICLIVEDQPQVCNFLTQSMTEAFPELRVIVRSNITAAIEWLKQRTPEMKAQQPLRLGLIDLGLPDGSGVELIRYLKTNEPDTRSVVVTIYDDDQHVFEALAAGASGYILKFESPAHFVEILKRIQKDEPPLSPSIARKMLAHFNTMALTSSSSLEIPEATETKKTPLTAREQETLTLLSRGLTVAEAAGEMKLSPQTVAGYVKIIYQKLQVTNRAEATREAIRLGLG
- a CDS encoding sensor histidine kinase; translated protein: MNKLKNSLNTPNVRLLGALVFMLSCTAAVIGMALAQPRTGIAFDVGGVLRSAEGQTFEIEALDMTPEPGEIAVDADLDRFYQRQGALESLLSSEGTVYEQDGFEQSVTKVPFAVSDLMAIFWIQIAVGVGAFAISVWVWALRPRDLATSLFALSGVSTLLFTFSAALYTTRELALPVGLFKTLAAMNCFGASLFGICVVGLFLVYPVRLKFWRPILITQAVVFMAWTGLAIARITPANYAVNFITMIEMLGILLAIIAQYFATSRLPQARAALIWLGLAVLVGAGAFILLNAVPLVFDSEVAIEQGYAFLFFLVIYIGLAAGLRRYRLFEVGQWAYRILFYAVGALVLIALDVFLVSSLDVSRVPALSVSLLVLTLVYLPLRDYIWQFVGRRQKVKTQDLLAEAMHVALASSSSGRSERWQGLLKKLFDPLKIEASLEEVNEVQIVEDGLQLLIPSVANTPCLRISYPWAGKALFDVESSQLAAQVLILVKQAETNREAYDRGVIEERRRMARDLHDDVGARLMTGITLADDKLRPNLQAALEDIRSIVSGISEENVVLQNLLAEVRHETARRVESAGITLHWPVSSAQSFDPQLSYRQHKAIRSALREVVSNVIRHARANQLKVSVEVGENKMNIVVEDDGCGIPESILSAGAAGNGLKNLQYRLRDIQGSIQIVRLTQGTRIDLVVPYGLQ
- the proB gene encoding glutamate 5-kinase, which codes for MASWSFLLHFLFCKIILIMAKKSKRIRWVVKAGSNMVCNGGPLLIKSWAQQVAQLRRDYNIEVIWVSSGAIASAKSRIATNKIPKKNLKLNEKQALSAIGQPLVMDLYNMALQAESLRGAQVLLTSDDLNHRGRRQNLKNTLQTLLKWDIIPVLNENDTVATEEIQFGDNDSLSARVAIHMNADRLVILTDVDGLFDSDPTKNPQARLVPSLERVATKDLTQPGLKGKSQHGTGGMYSKLLASRLATQKGIESFLVKGDLPSVLLQLAKGVSVGTHIKAKKSK